The window NNNNNNNNNNNNNNNNNNNNNNNNNNNNNNNNNNNNNNNNNNNNNNNNNNNNNNNNNNNNNNNNNNNNNNNNNNNNNNNNNNNNNNNNNNNNNNatatatataatatatagacttctataaatttaatattactatgttatatatatatatatatatattcttttttaattacaaataaaaaaaaaaaaaaataattataaaatgaaataaaataaatttaaactcgtattattatattatataatatatatgaaggaactcacatatataatatatataaaaaatgttttataacattttaaatatttatattattatatatgtatatatattttactcattatattaatttttttttttttttttttttttattctttcattattacttagtcatataaatataagtaatttgcaacattttttattatttatatactttttcttttgtttcaatttttcctttttttttcctttttttccattttttcaattttttttttttccattttattttttttctttaaaaaattaatagaatatatatttttttatcattttatgcacataataaaaaatagtataaatataaattataaataaaatatatttgaaattttcatgttattattattattatttttaatgcatggaaattatttgtaattatattgtttttatttttaaaaatatgttatcataaataaaaaaataaaacatttaatCGTGTactatataattttttttatataacatataaaattaagtacaactatatatatatatatatataaatatataataatatatataaaatataacgttaattattatatatatatatatataatactgTGGTATAAAGTTGTAcatgtttttatatatttatatatatatatatatatatatattataaatacaaattatcagaaaattatttaaaagtaaaattgcatatatgtataaataatacaattaTGTATTCTAAGATTAATGAAAgcttttatattttctttatacaaataataaaaaatttggttagcataatatttcttatgcgtatatatatagtaatattacaaaatatgtaattaaatatgaaataaaaaaagacGATTTCGTAAAAACAGTAAAATgctaaaaatataaatatgtaagataaaataatctgttatataatcaaatataacataatataataataacaatataaatataatattattatatttatataatatatatttttttcttcttcaaTTTCACATAAAAggaaattatattaaaagtatatattatatatatggactatatttaattattataattttctttttttttcacaaTGTGTATACGTGTGctaaatgaaaaatatatatatgtataaaagaaaaaaaaaaaaaaaaaattgttacatatatatatatatatatatatatataatatattattattgttttgTTATTGTATTCTTCTATGTGTATTTTTcattagaaaataatttttaagtttatattattacaaagaataaattaaatatttattattttatatatatctgTACTAAANNNNNNNNNNNNNNNNNNNNNNNNNNNNNNNNNNNNNNNNNNNNNNNNNNNNNNNNNNNNNNNNNNNNNNNNNNNNNNNNNNNNNNNNNNNNNNNNNNNNNNNNNNNNNNNNNNNNNNNNNNNNNNNNNNNNNNNNNNNNNNNNNNNNNNNNNNNNNNNNNNNNNNNNNNNNNNNNNNNNNNNNNNNNNNNNNNNNNNNNNNNNNNNNNNNNNNNNNNNNNNNNNNNNNNNNNNNNNNNNNNNNNNNNNNNNNNNNNNNNNNNNNNNNNNNNNNNNNNNNNNNNNNNNNNNNNNNNNNNNNNNNNNNNNNNNNNNNNNNNNNNNNaaaaaaataaaaagggaattaaaatttttttgtaaaaaaaaaaaaaaaaaaataccatcatgatgtatatatatatatatatatatatataaatgtaatttttttttttttcttttttttttctttaaatcTTTTTGAAATCATtggaaataaataaattatgggaaatatacatttcataaaattttaatttttatcatttctacatatttttatcttttcaAATTATGTAAGACATGTTAAAATTTTgtacaatattatatttataatttatacGTTTAAAGTGGATtagatttatataaaataatatatacatatatgcataatatatatatttatatatatatgtaaatatattataatgtatatatatatatatatataaatatttaaaatgttaaaaaataaataaatgaacaacttgttttaatataattgtattagataaaatcaaaaatggaaatgaaattatttaaaagaatttttttttttttttcactgtgaaaataatatgattgattatttttttattttttttttttatcacttcatgtatatatgtatttttcaatttttctatttagtagtacttttttctttttttaaatattataagaatgtgtcaattttatattttatttaattatatttaattttttctatttaataatttttaagtacacataatatttcattatatattttataatataattatacatCTGATTATTccttatattatatgtatatatatatatatatatatattttttttaacgTTAAATTAactattttattatatgtacttacgaatttataaaaaaaattgtttctgaaatttatttaaatatatatatatatatatatatatatatatttatttatttgtgtaaatgctatatatatttatacatacatatatatatgaatgaagaacgttaatgataaaaatgtgGAAAATCAAGTTTACcaaatttaatatatttgttattataatttattagGGTAAAAATTTCGGATGttgtatttaaaaaaaaaaaaaaaaaatataacataataagaaataggcaataaaaagaaaaatataaaaatattcacatatatatatatatatatatatatatatatatattgtattttGGCACTGaattgttatattatattttcatattatatagttcatatatccatatgttcatatatgttaatatgttcatatttttattatatatacatatgtatttactattattttattttattctatattttttttttcgtcCTTCCAACTTGTTTTCTAATTCTGGAATAAATATCATACAAAATAAACACAGttatgtatacatatataaaatacgTGTGTGACTATTAATTTATGTatgaattaataatttataattataatatatatatatatatataaatatattatacgAATTGTTTATTACAGTATTCTATACTCTGgtgataataaattaacatgttattataaatttatatatatatatatatatatatatatatatttatatattatatgtatacttattattgtatataGGTGTAGGAGTTCATTATAAGCACCCtctaataaaaaaaaaaaaaaaaatatattatatatatatatatatatatatatatatatatatatataaataattgaaaaaaatatattaatacgataaaaataatttaaaattatttttttgcatttttgttgtaaaaattttggatatttatttcgtatttatatatatatatatatatatacatatataaatgcATGTTGATATTANNNNNNNNNNNNNNNNNNNNNNNNNNNNNNNNNNNNNNNNNNNNNNNNNNNNNNNNNNNNNNNNNNNNNNNNNNNNNNNNNNNNNNNNNNNNNNNNNNNNNNNNNNNNNNNNNNNNNNNNNNNNNNNNNNNNNNNNNNNNNNNNNNNNNNNNNNNNNNNNNNNNNNNNNNNNNNNNNNNNNNNNNNNNNNNNNNNNNNNNNNNNNNNNNNNNNNNNNNNNNNNNNNNNNNNNNNNNNNNNNNNNNNNNNNNNNNNNNNNNNNNNNNNNNNNNNNNNNNNNNNNNNNNNNNNNNNNNNNNNNNNNNNNNNNNNNNNNNNNNNNNNNNNNNNNNNNNNNNNNNNNNNNNNNNNNNNNNNNNNNNNNNNNNNNNNNNNNNNNNNNNNNNNNNNNNNNNNNNNNTTTGACCCATTATAtggaaataaatatataattatataaacaaataaataaataaataaaaaaatatatatatattatttatttatttatttattgtatatataattttgagtaatacatacatacatacatatatatatatatatatatatatatatataattatatataattaataaaaacttatttttaaatgGGTCTCCAAACAGAAAAGgataaagaaaaggaacatcaaaaaaataattttaaaatatgcAGCAAAAAATTTGAAACAGATGAATTAGAAGTCCTAAAAAAGgtagaaaaagaagaaatacatattttaaagaattaaaagGGATATTGAtacatatgaaaatatgtgcatatttatataaataaaatgtatgtacttatatattcatacaatttatttaattttttttttttttttttttttttttttttggtagATATATAAAGAACTAGGTAGTAGATCTGGCTCAAGTTATATTGACAAAGAAACGTTTCTTCAATTTTTTCCTTTACCAGGGTTGTGGGGAGAAagattatttttaaaatttaacTTCAAAAATACTGGTTTTATAGATTTTGAAGAGTTTATAATAGGTATAGCAATATGTTGTCGAGGGACAAAAAGTGATAAGATAAATGTATTGTTTGATATTTTTGATTTGAATGCAGATGGGTTTATCCAAAAGTCTGAGATGGTAGCTATGCTATCTAACATTCcttatattcataaattaaaaaatatattttttaataaagataataggaaaaatatatatcgAGATGATTATACGAAGGATGATGATAATGCagatgatgaaaatgaagatCATGAAAATGGAGATGCTATTGTAGATTCTAATGTAGGTACTAATTCAGATGGTAATATAGATATCGATGCAGATGCAGATGTAGAATACAATGATAGTGATAGTGATGATTTTACTATagatgatgatgaagatgTGGATAGTTTGGATGACATAAGTGATTCCTTTAGTAGTGCTTATGAGGATGAAGACGaatattcaaataataataataataataataataataataatatagaaaatatgaacataagttcagataataaaaatgtggAAGAGAATAATATAGGAAATTGTAGTAAATGTATaaaacaacaaaaaaataaagcaTTAAATgcaaatataaataacaagAGAAATGGGAATGGTAATAATACTTCATTAAATGTAAAGGAGCTAGCCAAAAAAATAcgaaaagaagaaaaaagaaaatttgtaaaaaaattgaGAGAATTAAACGCAGTACATTTGTATAAAGATAATGAAttaagtaataaaaaagaaaaagataaagaaagaaaaaaaaaaaataaagatcCAAATGTTTCCAAAAATTctcctttttttaaaagtgAAGGTGAAGATTATAATTCTTCGTCGAGTAACAATACAGATGCTTTTGTTCAtgatcatataaaatacataaataaatataaaaaaaaaagtttaaaaaatgaagttaaaaaaaatggacACAGATATAAAGATGCAACAAATCCATATATATCCTCTACTACAGATAGTTCTACAAGTAATGAAAGTaattataacataaataatgatgagTTTGAAAGTTGCAGTTCAAATAAAGAACACAGAGAAGTTTGTTCTAGCGACACGTCAGATTCATTTATTAGTATTTATGGAtatttgataaaaaatCGAAGGAgcaaaaatataaaagaaaagaatcACCATAGTAAGGAGaaagataaaaaagatCCAGATGTAAAGGGCAAAAATAAAGcagatgataatattaagaGGAAGGAAAAAGGAGATGATGAAATTAAAAGGAGGGATAAACCATTAGATGATgttaaagaaaaagaacaaataaaGTACGAGGCAAAAAATAAAGACCACAAAAtgaaagaagaaatatcagaaggaaaagaaaatttaaaatacaaagatgttgaaaaaaataaagatgttgaaaaaaataaagatggtgaaaaaaataaagatggtgaaaaaaaaaaagatggtgaaaaaaataaagatggTGAAAAAGAAGAAGGAAAAAATGAGGAAAAAGAgaatgaagaagaaaacaaaataaaaaaagaaaagtgTTTTACAAgaaatgatataaatatatacaaaaaagaaaagaaaaaagaaaaaaaaaagaataaattatatgtaaacGAATTTTGTCTACCATCCAAAACTGCTAGAAGCATTTtaaatgatgaagaaaataataaaccATCCGATAAAAATGTTGATGTTGAAGCGATCGTAGATATTATGTTAGAAGAATGTGAATTTTtagataatgataaaataacacttatacaatttaaaagtgttatacataaatatgatttctttttatatatattttttaattgcCTACATGAAGATATTTGGGGCTTACAAGGAAATGTCTTATATGGTAGAGATTATATAAGTAACTTTGTTATAAAATCtgaaaattttaaaaataaagaaattgAGCAAGATGAGGATGATGCTATTACTgaagaattatattttaaaataagaCAACTTTTTATAGTTCAAGCTCCTGATTATGATTGTGTGAATGATGATTTGTGTGTAAACTTTTTAAATACAAAGAACGTAGAACAGGACATAAAGGAAGTTGGTGaggaagaaaaagaaaaagaaaaagaagagaaaaaaaatggtgcagataaaaaggataccatagaaaaagaagatgaagaatatataacaaataattttagtaaagataaaaatgacacatctataaataagaaaaaaccaaaaaatgaaaataatgcAAAATTAGTTAGCTTTGTTAGTGAAATAAAAACAGGAGAAGAAAATATTGTTGACAAAgataaaattaaagaatatGAAAAGGAGTATTCTATTCATAAAGATAAGGATGATAAGAAGAATGTTAATAGTTCTTTTGAAAGTGAGCATGAAGATTTAAAGCGCcaatttataaatatgaaagagaaaataaagaaaagcttaaaagaaaaagatgaaTTGAATAATCTGAAAGaggataataaaatatataaaaaattggAAGAGTATGATAAGAAGAccattaataatatagagAATCAGAATGAAaatcaaaatgaaaatCAAAATGAAAACCAAAATGAAAATCAGAATGAAAATCAGAATGAAAATCAGAATGAAAATCAAAATGAAAACCAAAATGAAaatcaaaatgaaaatcaaaatgaaaatcaaaatgaaaatcaaaatgaaaatcaaaatgaaaatcaaaatgaaaatcaaaatgaaaaccaaaataataataataatatattgaaagaaaaaaatttttatgaagaagataataataataataataatgataatagtaataattttgatGAATCTCAATCAATTCAAGAATACCAAAAcgataataaaaataattttattgaagagaataatattttaattaaccagaaaaaaaatttatacaaTATGAAAGAGGATCCAATAAATATCCAGGTTGATATGAAAAgtaatattcatatgaacattattattaataaagtGAATGATGTGAATGGTGTAAATAATGTGGaagatattaataatgaacaaaagaaaaacgATTTTGTTAAAAGGAATAAACAAAATACGAATAGAAATGAACACATGAGCAAAAAAGACATTGCTGgtaataatagtagtactattattaataataatatgatgaATTTAAACgatgatttattaaatgtgGAAAATACAGAAAATAAGAATAGATATGAATGTGATTTCAATTTGTTAACAAATCAActtaatgatatattttcaaaagAAATTGTAGAATTTATCCAAGCATCTAAAATTagttttaatattaatgatgtttgtaaagaaagaaatttacacaagaaaaaagaaagacTTCAGAAAGGTCGTAGAAActatttgaaaaataataaaaacaatttaaatatatctttaaatTATCAGAAGCAAAAGAAGTATccatttaataaattattcttGGAAGAATTGGAAAaggatgaaaaaaatgaagaaattaataaagCAGAAGAACATGTAACAGATGAATCATCTTTTGAATATAATCAAAATGGTGTTTTTCCGAACAAAGTAGTACCCACtaaaacaaataaagatatcttaacaataaataatcaaaacaatgaagaagatatgaaacaaaaagaaaaagaagtGAACGAACAAACCGTAGAAAAGaaagaagataataatattcttattaataaattaagtaaaaaaaaaagtttttCAGGATTgaaattacaaaatatagAGAAAATGGATATATTAGAAAAGTTTGGATTGTCctataaaaaaagtgaAAAAACAAGTCTGGGTTGTTCCATATTTCACAATAAGGTAGATGAAAAGAGAGGATCTTTTAGTAAGAGTCAGGATGGAATTGAAGCTGATGTAATAAAGCAAGGAGaattaaatgatgaaaaggtaaaaaatattgaacGAAATGATGAAACGGTAAAGAAGAATGAAGCAAATGATGAAAAggtaaaaaatattgaaagaaatgatgaaaaggtaaaaaatattgaaagAAATGATGAAAAGGTAAAAAAGAATGAACAAAAATGTGACGATTTAAAAGAACCCATTTCGAACGTAGATAAAATAAGTTATCAAAAAAGTACAAGTGATAAAGATTTAagtaaaaagaaaaatagTAATGTCGTTGCTTTGAATAAAATGGatacttttaaaaaagatgaaaGTTCAAGTAATGATATGGAAAGTTCTTATTTTTCTAGtaataagaaaaagaaatatgatttaacaaaaaagcatggaaaagatataaatttatattcatgTCCTAATTGTAAGGGTCCATTTTTAATGTGTCCAAATTGTCATTGTAGATACCCTAGATTTTGTGttaatgataataagaTAGCAATGGAATGTGAATATTGTGATTGTGAGCATTgctatttttataattgtatatattgtaaTTTTGATTTCCAGAAATGCTTAgatatgataaaaaagaattcTCTTAAGGAAggtatattatataaaataggAAAGCATTTACATCAATTTAAAGCTAGATATTACATATTGTttgataatttattatattattatgataaaaaaaggaatttAAAACCTAGAGGTTTTATGTTTTTAGAAGGTTGTTATGTTGAATTAATTGCTAagaatgataatattaataaatatggtTTTTCTATATGTCACAAAGGAACGAAACAAGTACAGAAACgtaatttatatgtaaacaCATTAGAAGAAAGGGATGAGTGGGTACAAGCCTTATATTCATCTACAAAACAgaatacattatataatttatatgaattacATGAACAGTTAGGGCAAGGTAAGTTTTCAACAGTTTATAGAggtataaataaacaaacaAATTCAGAATTTGCCATTAAAGTAATTGATAAAAGATCTGTATcaatatatgaaaaagaattattaagAAGTGAAATATCAATATTAAGATTATTAAGGCATCCAAATGTTATATActtaaaagaaataattaatacaaaagaaactttatatatatccatgGAATTGGTAAAAGGGGGAgaattatatgattttttattaGCTGAAACACGATTAAGTGAAATCCATgcaaataaaattataacacaattaataaaaacagTAGCATATTTACATAGATGTGGTATTATACATAGAGATATTAAACcagaaaatatattacttaCAGATAAATCAAGAGATGCtcaaataaaattaacTGATTTTGGATTGTCAACATTATGTGCTCCAAATGAATTATTGAAAGAACCATGTGGAACATTAGCATATGTAGCACCAGAAGTTATTACATTACAAGGTTATAATCATAAAGTAGATGCATGGTCTATCggaattatattatatttattattaagtGGTAAATTACCTTTCCctattaataaaaatacagaaatgaatatacaaaaaaattatgtattaAATTTTAAGGATTATATATGGAAAAGTATATCTTCATCAGCTAAAGATCTTATatcaaaattattagaattaaatgtagaaaaaagaatttcAGCAAATGAAGCTTTAGAACATATATGGGTGAAGAATCCAACTGCTgtaataaatgaaaattcatttatatataaaaatgaagaaattaatattttaaatttacaAGATGTTAGTGTTAGTACATTTAATATACCAAGATATACACCTTTACATAttgaagaagaaaaaaatacagAAGAGGTAGAAAATAAAGAGCTCATATTCAATATtcatgaaaataatattttatgtgaaaataatgattCTATTGATGAACCTGTTATACCATTACCATATAGTAGTGCCCCAgtaaaagaatatattcatgataaaaaaaatatacaaaatatatcatcTCCAATAGAAGATATATCAATGAATAAGCAGGAAAATGCTGTAAATGAATCCataaataaagaaacaTCAAATCTTATGAAAAATTGTTCACAAAATGCAACGGATCAAAATGATACTTCACCtcatcataataatgaaaatcAAAATGAGCAAGGAAATCTAAACACTTGtattcataaaattaaCGAGTGTAAAAAGAGTTCAACAGATGGACACACTGCCcaaataaatgataatacaaataaagaACATGATAAAATAAGGGATAATTAAAAGTAACATTTATGGAAACAGAGAGTAGACAAAAGTgtgtatacatataaatatatatgtatatatcctttttttttttattttattttttgataccccttatatatatattacatcaatattatacgagtttatatatatatatatatatatatatatatttaccatacaatgaaatgaaaaaatgattgtataatttattattgttcCCAGTTTTGATATAATTCACATAACATGTAacaattatttataatttattttttttacaaatatatttataacataaattaataagtaaaatgatttattatttttattatacatatatatatatattaaaactatatttaatatttaatatttaatatttaatatttaatattttatattaaaaataaaaaatatatgtatatataattgtgtattatttatttttttttttttttgaagaaaatataatatatatataatatgtgtataccgtatttgtttttgtttttctttcttttttttttttttttttaatttaataattagACACACATgtgtaaaataaaaaaaaaaaattcctTCATCAGATAATTTTCTGGAATTTtagatattatatatttttttttcaattaaCATTTAAGAATACCTTTAATAAGTTTTAAGACAGgcatatattaataattaaaaaataaaataataaattaaaagaaagTACACAATATGTAAATGACATAATATGTGTacgttttttttttttttttttttttttttaaatataataatatataatgttcacaaaataatttaaaaaaaagaaaaataaaatatttatatattttataaagaaatattgttaatgaaaatattacattaaaaataatatatattatatatatatataaaaacatgatatattaaaacattatattatatatattatatcaacttagtttcttcttttctttttttttttttttttcttttttttttctttttttttttctttttttttttctttttttttatctattaataataaaaaaagaaaagaaacatactttattatattttttaaaaaatataacatgtttattataacattattttatatttctattattgtttaaattggacaacaaaaaaaaaaagaaaaaagaaaaaaaagtacaCACACGTATATTAATCGtgagaaaaatataattatattattatcataattgATATTGTATAAAGGTAATGtgatttttatattattataatataatatgtatataaattattattttttttttcttttatattaaagaaaagaaattcTAGTAATTCTCTACTTATTAATACTGACTTCTTCTGAATTCATTTATCCAAGTTAATTTGGGGATAgtaatacaaataaataaataaatataaatatacatatatatgtacatataaatatattttaatatataaaaataaataaataaaacaacaaaaaaaaaaaaaatatatatatatatatatatatatatatatattgatttacatatatatttgtttatgtattaatataatattataccTTTGTATTATGCATAACATATTAATGcgtatataaaaaaaggaaaagaaaaaaaaagtaaatgtttgaaaatattcatttgaTATTTTAAGAGGGTGTTGCTTCATTTCatccttttttatatactttatatatttatatttttctgtttctatttatttttctgtttctatttatttttctgtttctatttatttttctgtttctatttatttttatgtttccatttatttttatgtttcgatttatttttatgtttctatttatgtttatgtttttatttatgattatgattctttttttttttatgtgtgTGTAGTTATTTTTggttattatatatatatatatatatgtatgtatatacatatactCATCAGCATGGAAATTAAGAATAAAGCGGAAAATTTAACGATTAGCAATCTTTTCAGAACAGATGATAATAGAGGAAAGACAAATATGATCATGGATAATAAGAGCAAGCTAATAATAGATAGtgaaaagaagaaaaacaTATGGTCTATATTTACGAAATTAGatgatagtaataataaaaaagatgaCGACGATTTGAATAGTAGTATTcatttaaatgataattgtattaattatgatgaaaatgaaagtatcgagaattttttttctccaagaaatataatggaaaaagataaaaagaatattacATATTCTAATGGTAccttatttaaaaatacaGAACAGAATtatgaaattaaaaatgaaatagaaaatatatctaataGTTTTAAAcgtaaatataatatattattaacagAAAAAACGGATGATAATATgttaaatgatataatatcaaTTAAAAAGATGAAGAAAGATCAAAATGTGAATTGTCCAAGTTATAATTCGTATAGAGagttttttttaaaaagtgGGGGAAACAAAAGTATTAGTAGTAGTAATAGTAATGGTCATAGTAATGGTCATAGTAATGGTCATAGTAATGGTCATAGTAAT of the Plasmodium reichenowi strain SY57 chromosome 11, whole genome shotgun sequence genome contains:
- a CDS encoding calcium-dependent protein kinase 7, with translation MGLQTEKDKEKEHQKNNFKICSKKFETDELEVLKKIYKELGSRSGSSYIDKETFLQFFPLPGLWGERLFLKFNFKNTGFIDFEEFIIGIAICCRGTKSDKINVLFDIFDLNADGFIQKSEMVAMLSNIPYIHKLKNIFFNKDNRKNIYRDDYTKDDDNADDENEDHENGDAIVDSNVGTNSDGNIDIDADADVEYNDSDSDDFTIDDDEDVDSLDDISDSFSSAYEDEDEYSNNNNNNNNNNNIENMNISSDNKNVEENNIGNCSKCIKQQKNKALNANINNKRNGNGNNTSLNVKELAKKIRKEEKRKFVKKLRELNAVHLYKDNELSNKKEKDKERKKKNKDPNVSKNSPFFKSEGEDYNSSSSNNTDAFVHDHIKYINKYKKKSLKNEVKKNGHRYKDATNPYISSTTDSSTSNESNYNINNDEFESCSSNKEHREVCSSDTSDSFISIYGYLIKNRRSKNIKEKNHHSKEKDKKDPDVKGKNKADDNIKRKEKGDDEIKRRDKPLDDVKEKEQIKYEAKNKDHKMKEEISEGKENLKYKDVEKNKDVEKNKDGEKNKDGEKKKDGEKNKDGEKEEGKNEEKENEEENKIKKEKCFTRNDINIYKKEKKKEKKKNKLYVNEFCLPSKTARSILNDEENNKPSDKNVDVEAIVDIMLEECEFLDNDKITLIQFKSVIHKYDFFLYIFFNCLHEDIWGLQGNVLYGRDYISNFVIKSENFKNKEIEQDEDDAITEELYFKIRQLFIVQAPDYDCVNDDLCVNFLNTKNVEQDIKEVGEEEKEKEKEEKKNGADKKDTIEKEDEEYITNNFSKDKNDTSINKKKPKNENNAKLVSFVSEIKTGEENIVDKDKIKEYEKEYSIHKDKDDKKNVNSSFESEHEDLKRQFINMKEKIKKSLKEKDELNNLKEDNKIYKKLEEYDKKTINNIENQNENQNENQNENQNENQNENQNENQNENQNENQNENQNENQNENQNENQNENQNENQNENQNENQNNNNNILKEKNFYEEDNNNNNNDNSNNFDESQSIQEYQNDNKNNFIEENNILINQKKNLYNMKEDPINIQVDMKSNIHMNIIINKVNDVNGVNNVEDINNEQKKNDFVKRNKQNTNRNEHMSKKDIAGNNSSTIINNNMMNLNDDLLNVENTENKNRYECDFNLLTNQLNDIFSKEIVEFIQASKISFNINDVCKERNLHKKKERLQKGRRNYLKNNKNNLNISLNYQKQKKYPFNKLFLEELEKDEKNEEINKAEEHVTDESSFEYNQNGVFPNKVVPTKTNKDILTINNQNNEEDMKQKEKEVNEQTVEKKEDNNILINKLSKKKSFSGLKLQNIEKMDILEKFGLSYKKSEKTSLGCSIFHNKVDEKRGSFSKSQDGIEADVIKQGELNDEKVKNIERNDETVKKNEANDEKVKNIERNDEKVKNIERNDEKVKKNEQKCDDLKEPISNVDKISYQKSTSDKDLSKKKNSNVVALNKMDTFKKDESSSNDMESSYFSSNKKKKYDLTKKHGKDINLYSCPNCKGPFLMCPNCHCRYPRFCVNDNKIAMECEYCDCEHCYFYNCIYCNFDFQKCLDMIKKNSLKEGILYKIGKHLHQFKARYYILFDNLLYYYDKKRNLKPRGFMFLEGCYVELIAKNDNINKYGFSICHKGTKQVQKRNLYVNTLEERDEWVQALYSSTKQNTLYNLYELHEQLGQGKFSTVYRGINKQTNSEFAIKVIDKRSVSIYEKELLRSEISILRLLRHPNVIYLKEIINTKETLYISMELVKGGELYDFLLAETRLSEIHANKIITQLIKTVAYLHRCGIIHRDIKPENILLTDKSRDAQIKLTDFGLSTLCAPNELLKEPCGTLAYVAPEVITLQGYNHKVDAWSIGIILYLLLSGKLPFPINKNTEMNIQKNYVLNFKDYIWKSISSSAKDLISKLLELNVEKRISANEALEHIWVKNPTAVINENSFIYKNEEINILNLQDVSVSTFNIPRYTPLHIEEEKNTEEVENKELIFNIHENNILCENNDSIDEPVIPLPYSSAPVKEYIHDKKNIQNISSPIEDISMNKQENAVNESINKETSNLMKNCSQNATDQNDTSPHHNNENQNEQGNLNTCIHKINECKKSSTDGHTAQINDNTNKEHDKIRDN